The Rhopalosiphum maidis isolate BTI-1 chromosome 2, ASM367621v3, whole genome shotgun sequence genome segment tattatatcgttaatTCCTATATAATGAAACATTGTTTCATTGTTATGATTTGTTTCCTCACATTTTGAATATCGTCAACTTCTGTTTTGACTGATTTTTTAAGACAATCAtgactttttgaaaatttaaggaTTTCATATGAATCAACAGTAATATCATTAGCGTTCCACTGAACTCCGACATCacgtttaaatgttattacagCAGCAGTAGatgatatatttacatataaattgttatttactgCCATGTTACCATAATCGGATCCGTCTAACAACTGCAACATAACATAGTTCTTTGGTTAATATTGAGTAGAcacctacatttttatttcattaagttTCAAATTACCTTGCCGTTTATTGAATTAccgtgataaatatttttgacatgTCCCGTTGAAAACTTGTCATTTGTTGCACGCCGACTATTGCCCTGAACTAAAAacgaattataacaataaatacaaacgtGTTATTgtctatgataaaaatgtctatactATAGATGTCTGATCCTTTGTAATTTAGACATAGTACTCCGGACCGACACTGATCTGCTACAGACATCTCAgggttactttttgatgaccCGGGAATCCATGCTTTAATTCCCATACCTCTGATATAGTTCAAGTACTTTTTAagttcatctaaaaaaataataccattatatcgataaatacaataaaatattatacacatgacGTTAGTATGAaccgttttttatttaaaaaataaataatcattactgGCATATAAGATTTGCAACTATAGTGATTAATACCACGTTGACAGAGTTGTTTATGTCATAGAgagtatgaatattttaattaatttataaaaaatcaaaagtcaTACAAGTAACGTATTACGATGCATTATTCTTACGTAACAACATATAAATGCATACGGCCATAATGCAATAACAGAGTATTAAGATTAGATCACACCGACAAATACTAGTTAAGCTTGAATAACAAAATTCAAGCCAAAGTCAATGAATTCCGAAGTTATTCCTGATTCTGTATGACAATTAATTCAAAGTTTTGACGTCTGTGAGAATGCGGAATAGCCAAGACCAAGTCATAAAACgctattaaaaatgatgtatttattgttattaaaaaatataaatattatacttgattaGATATTtggatcaataataaatttatatttatttataatttaatataatattaattattttaaatgattattggtCGAACCCCAAGTGTTTAAACATAACGCACGTGTTAACAACaatgttatgaaatattatatttaaaaatattctacttacTGGCAGCAGACTGAATTGGAaagaaaattaacttaaaatatgtagaGCAGATCAACATATAACACAGTGCAACTACATAATTAAACGATGGAAGGTATTCcccaatttttgtaaatagtgtagtatttttttacgtataaagcaatatttaatgatgatGAGTGCAAAAGTGTcgaaagaattaaaaaattgattttcgaACGGTTATTGGGTATTTAAGTTGAAATCAGCTGATAAAACTTAACGGATAACAGGTgtcttttacataattttacacgTTTGATTTTGGCGAGACgtcaaattgaattaattgtaCGGTATTCTCGTGTTGATGATATtcgaacataattaattactttatgaTATTCTGATACTGATGTAATGAAGCGTAGGTATTTCTCTTACCTTCCATTTTCTTGTCCATTTCCAAAAAGTTTTACGAAATCTTTAGTTGTACAATGGTTTTTGTATAAATCGTAGAACAAATCTGTGgacaatgtgtattataatcaataaatattatttttttaccagaACTGTTAAATATCTCCAAATGTAAAAtacccaataaaaaaaaaaaaatcataaataaataaaaatcaagattAAGGGCATATTCATTCTTTTACTGTATCATTTAAAAGACACGTCAAAACAAAACactcaaatgaaaaaaaagaaaccaataatgaattattctaACGccgatatgtatatatttaactgttatcgatattaaaatgttacagtatataatcaaaatttttttttatgttcggtgaaaataaatttaaaaaaatgaaaatttacttACTCTTAATTGTACTTCCAGTAATGTGCACTAgaagattaatatattttaaccatacgaatattttactttcgaatacaaataaaatattatgatttatattaagcattcgttatttttaacatagatCTTCCACTATTGTTTAGTATTTTCGAAGTATATTTTCTACCATAGCAGTCATTAAAAAGTcatatacatcataaacaGCTGAtccatttaatagtattttattataaattctttattaattgttcaaGCAGTGATATTGAATTTCTTTGGAACATTTTTTCTCATGTggtcagtatttatttttttgcatgatatttataataaattattaatttacctacaaaatactattatagacaataatttaaaaaatttcaagcggtatatttattttagagttGAACTACCTAATACatagttatacaaattattaaatattatcttcgaCTTTCACGTATTATATCTCATAAATCATTTACCACTTCATTTATCACCGTGTTGGCTTttgattagtttattattattaatatattttgtgtttttactgaaaagctattattataatagctgaattgattattattagttgtaaatatttgttattaatattaatacatgtaCCACGAAAACAGTTATTGCGATTAGTATGTGTAAAAAGGTGATCAACAATTATTCATCTTAAATTTGActgactaatatttaaaacatttataatgtaataccattgattatatattattattatttttatatataatcaatgattatacttatatattctcctctattattattcatattatacttaattatatttcccaATAATTAGTTGAAGTTCTggaaattaacatataatattctataccaagcgtattgtgtatataattaaatcgtaGTTATGTATCAAATAGTATGTATTCatcatataggtaataggtattataatattatatgtaggtgGGACTTGATATAACcacgaattatttaatttatataaacccGTCAAAATTACAAcaggtttaatttataaaatttaaatgccgGTTTTGTCGTACTAAATGATTCGTGTTTAAGGCAAACAGTGGTATAGGTCTATCGGgtcactaaatattataatgcggattaaataaaaaaaaatctcaaaagaCAGTGGTTTGCCCAGATGTCATAgtgatttattagtaatataatgcatggacaatataatatataatataataatccacAATGACTACAATAACATACTATAACAGTTAttgttatatgattattaactgCATTCTGTAGAGACAAACATTTACTAAAACATAAGAATCTATGCAATTATtacttctattttataaaaaaaagctgTTACCTACATTTTAGATACCAGACAccagttcaataataattccgTAGACTTTTAGTCGATaggaaattgtttaaaatttatgaaccACATTGCTGatgatattttagtaattactaacatACTACAGTAACTAttctaactataaaattatatatcaattataaataaatgttttttgttaaatatatttgttttgaaaaagtgTAGGTGCCGATTCTATATTACTGTTATCTAAatgagtataaatattattttgctattttttattacatattaattatcgtAGAATTTACCTACtaattttcatagttttaataaaaatatatacaaccaataaaataaatacatatcattGTGTCcggttttgaatataaaacttaatatctCGGTCGGTTGACCTTGAATTTGAATGACGTTTCTTATAAGAATtatcaaagtataatttttagagaAATTTTAACTCTTTGAGTGTGTGAattggaatttattttaaaattttaaattagcaaCTGAATGGTacacaatacaaattgtaatacttcctataataataattatgaacaaataatatttataatagtaatccGCAATGTATAGTTTAACTTATAAACCTATGGTATAATCGGATTTCCGGTATGATGAGCGATTTAATAACAgattttgttatgttataaaagTGAACGTCGTCTGAGATCGTATTTTGCGGTCTCTGCTAATAAATAGAAGCCGATAATGTGGTCGTATTTCAATCATCGATGCAATTCTGGACCGTCGGATGTATAGATTCGTACACATACGCGTGttcgtatataatacgatatgtaAGATAATATACGTGGACTTGGTAAAATTTCTCCTTTTAACAGTGTACTGATGATGTTGTGTATATAGCTCACAAACGACGTAGccaacggtttttttttattctttattaatgCTTGACGAAATTATGGCCATAACTCTTTctacataattcatattttttccatgcctatataatattatttatacctactgcTTACTTAATTTTCTTCTTTCACTACGTGTTATTAATTGAACAACCTGCAGCAATTCAGCAGTATAGATTTCcagtgcatttttaattttagttacacAAGAATTGTtgcctttatatattttgaagtttatTCTATTGATTCGTAAACATTTGCATCCAATCACCTTTTAAATGTGATGATGGGCGTATTTCGGCTATATACCatgatatatagtataatatatatattatataccaatagCCAATATAGTTATTGCTATTAAACGATCGTATTAAATTCTCgaaataaatttgttgaaaaatctATTATGATCATTAGTGatcatatatcataaatatatttttttaaagaagttCGAATATCGAGTacctatgcataatatttatgtaatagtggtttattgtaataattctgTAGCGAATGTGATTATaaatccaaaatattaaacacagtTGACTTGATTTTATACAACCATTGATTAAATTTCATCGagtaaacacaataaaaaatgtgttcctAACTCCTTTCTCATTAGTGGAAACCGTTGTTTCAgaaccagtttttttttatccttgtTTCagattttaatctataaagaTCAGATGAATGTCTATTGgaataacaatgatatttaatttttactatattacaaacaaaatacatacagttattatactCTGTTCCTCGATGATTATTtgtttctttataattttattcttgaaAAATGAAGTTCTATAaaggtatagtttttataaaaacaagtaaaaaaacaacacaaataaatcattttctaaaaaatttatatttatacttaaaaagggtgtttttaatcttttaaaaaaaatgaataaacaacAGAAGAAATGATTGTTTATAAGactatacatacatagtagtttataattttaattgacacTAAAATAGTATACGATCATAATTTCTAAGATTGaaataactgttttaaatatttcatttattttcgtatagttaacttaaatgaataataatataatataattatgatatccaCCGCTAATAACGATTAAGGAACAACCATATAagtcaaacaatttaaataatttgtatgttaacaagttaatttttattttatatataacttttgTACATGGCCCATTGCAGattataatatggaaaatggtaataattaaataaatacttttttttagtacacAACGTTTAAACAAATTCCAATATGCGTGATAATTGGATTATTAATGctagtcataaaatatatttgtagaatatgtaaatgtatgtaaattgaaattgaatcGATAATTGCCGTTAATATTTCACGATTTTACATTGCATtggtattttgaaaaaacacgatttaaatatttacgatcatattatatagcatataggtatttgattttataattattttcatttataatagtcAACTATTTGTGAAATAGTGtttgtcattttttattacactagttgctttattaaagtaatataccAAATcatatttgcatttatttacaactacataatattaaacatttttattattgttttatttaattttgtttattgacaTCTGCTGTAGGATTACACTTTAACAAGCGTTTTAGATGCCAAAtcagtgaataaaataaaaaaaaataacactgtGAATGccatttataaatagaaatgtCTACACATAGCTTATGCTAATATagtctatagtctatactatCATCACATGtttgatttcatttttaataatcataaatcatatatgACTGTGTGTATGGGTGTGggtgtgtataattttaataattttaaaacgtctaaaatttaattgaaaagttaaatatctaattatcgtaaatatattatatacatatttatttatacctgcAATTCCTACGGAAAAAAATTCAACTGGTATATCAAtgcatgataataaaattattatataaaagtcatAGTAGAGTTTATCAAGTTTCTGTGGTTAGCTTcttatgaataataactataactaaaGCAGTTTGAGGAATAATCGTTaatgttacattaaaatatttaattttgttaaaatttgaacttcaattgtttataaagaaaactgcgactttatattttaaaatgtattttagaaaaaatcatAAGGCATCATCtgctaaacatttaaatttttaaaattaaaattttaactaaaaaataatttgcaaatttttgtgattttaatgCATTTCATCTACgtttgaacttcaaatgtgtggaacagaaaaaaaagtaaaatgcaAGGGTAGTATGACCCAATTTggccatttaaataattataataatataatattcgtccCGATACAATATTATCCTACGCTAATAACACGagacaattttgtattatatcaaattatgcAGATTACCACTaggtatttaaagtaataattataatatacatataaatataacgtttCACGACGCCACTATTATCCTATTATTGGTcgaagatttattattatagcataatTCTAATTCTTAAAGTATAAGCTCCTAAACATATAGTGACTATaaacatatacttattattttttagaattgttttatGGTATTTTCTAATGTTTATCTAGAGCATTTAAATCCGAACTtcaattattctaattttcaTCGAGATGCGATgtatttatactgtatacgcatgtatattattatttattaaacgtctaccaataattaaaaatattatacataaaaatgtcacCAGAGCTAAGAGGATTTGTATGTTTACCCGTATTGCGTTACACACGGATAATGTAAGTACGACGATGACTACAtcatcatacaataataataataataataataataataaacaaatatttgactaatacctaatattattatattgtttaagtcTCCTAActagtcgtcgtcgtcgtacgATTGTTTGTAATGGCATATGTGTTGTTTTCTTAAACTAcatgatatatacatattgtctgaacgttttatatttatattattgttgtacttATTTTCAAAGCGTATATCCCTTTCCACAGCCCTCAGCGGGGGGATAGTTGTATCACGCAGGGTGCATGATCTAAGAGCTATCGtacaatactttaatattatattatattatttatattgaattataataaaaaataaatcatattatattataaagacgcAGGCACACTAGtggtgttattataatttcatcggTGCCCAAATAAATTTCCCATCGGAATGCCCCACCGTTCACTGAGGCTCACAGCAGCACGCACCAAACACCAACGAATATTATGTGCTTTtcacataatgataataattatgctatttaaaaatatttaaaaacaacaattataaataatagtattattgttagaCCGTGCGACTACGAGCCGTGAAGaggtaatagtttttattttttagtattattattgtcgccgcgcgtgttttatgtttttttactattcTCATTGATGTGCCCTGCGGATTGACTGGCGTgtgattttgaaattgaacTCTTTGAATTTATCGATTTATTCTCAATCATCagtcttataatttatcttcAAGTAGAATAATATCCCAATCATTTATTAACAacgaaaacttatttatttttcaaatatatgatatatatcataatatatatatatatggttttatcgccataaaacatttgtaaattaatattcatctgttaaaataattataccatactgttctaatttgtttttgaattaaacatCACAAAATTGAAATCATTGCTCTCGAGTAAATCTTCGTATACAGacacaaataaaaacgataaatttgataattgaaatgaatattataatactatactaagTGATCTGTATTTCGAATATgtgctataattttttaattcgtgggcagttaaatatttatgtacaaaaaaatcattggttatattaaatagggcCCGCAATTCTCCGTtgtctataatttttactctCACGAGTTAAATTTTCCTAAGAGCGtagatatatactatatatatatatatatagtattgacCGTAAACGTTTATCACGTGTATACTACACGTAGAGACAAAAGGACAAACGGTTCGCTACAATACAATGATTGATACATCATATGCAGTTTTACGGCAAACTGCAGTCAACGAGAACATGATGcgcattatcattattatcataacgaCGTGCGTGTTATACCTACACCCTCTGCTGTAGTGACGaataatcatattacattattattatgtaggtaggtacgcGAGGCGTTTTATTGTGTGCGCCTTGATTAGGCACACCGAgagaatataacaataatattatatatgatccGCGTGTATACGTCGGCTCAGTGTAGAAAACATCATTATCGTCCTCGGCCGCTGCCGCCAATTGCTCTTACACACCGTAACctgaatgtatacatatactgctcgtgtacctatataatatgtgtgtgttgtttttttcacctctgtataatatacacacgcgcacacacCCTGATCCTCCTACCTTTACTGTCGCTGCCGAAATGCCGccgccaccaccgccgccgccgccgccatcaCACCCCCATAGGCAATTTTTCGAGCCAGGGGGTAACCGCCCCGATCGATTTTGAATCCGATTTtggaaggaaaaaaaaatataaagaccGGCCCAAACCGATTTTCAACCCGGCCTGTCCTACAATACTGTGTGCTGCAGGTAAACGCCGTCGTCTCCACCGTCGTGTcgttataagtatattgtattttagtagTCCCGTCGTCCTAATATACGCTCACTACaggttatataataacagtatgGATAGGGTACGTATAGgtcgtatattatgtgtatatttataaataaaatatgtacgtgtatgtatataggtataatgcaCGTGCAGGAGgatctattataatacgtgtCGGTTCGTTCACGCTGTAATACAGACATTATCACCgcgtgtttataataaataggtagtaaCGATTCTTCCTGATGTTAAGGTGTAACCTTTGCCTTGTAATTttccctttttattttttctgccATAGCTACTGCAATACTACTGTAACTGTTGCGGTTGTGGATCCGAATTCCAACGTCGTTGACGTCATGGTGAATATTATCCGTCAccgataaaattgataaaaaaaaattggtactTAACCCAGTCATTTCAATGTATCGGTCCAAATAacctgtatatacattttttagttatattatcagTCTTACTCAAACGTACAGTGACTATGTGTCTATGTATTACAtagtctttattttataaaatatacatattaacctAACTTATACAATACAGTGTATACAGTGTATGTATAACTATAAGACATTTATagctgtataaataaaaaatatatatcaacaacaatttattttgcaaataatacaaatatctagaaaatttcaatttaaatacttactatgaaataaactaataattgacacattaagtacttatattatattttaatttaatttaatagctgtatagtattatgttaatatctaGCACAAATACaatctatttatttgtattatatatatgtactcaAATCGTcaacagtttattttttacttttataattcttCAAGTTTGTTTgactatagattttaatacgtataatacttACTTGATCACACATTTAtgctattataaatgattgcaGTGCGTGCCACTGccacaatatgtataatattatacaagtaaataataaaaacagtgAAGCTTGAAGCAAATAAacctataacaattatatttctcTTCcagaaaattgaaatatttagtaaatacgcttcaatatctaataataacagtaatacaatattattcataaatcatcCTGCAGAGTATTGAGTGATTTCAACTAGGTATACCTGATATTTAAGGCGTATCCAGAAAAAAATTAGGATTATTATACGCTAACATATAAgcctatataatttcatagttTATGCCTATGATTTCGATAAACCACATAGGtatttgttcattatttaGGCGTATAAatagaacaatatttataatgtagaaagtcaaacaataatattataacaacttaGGTAATGCATGAACAGACGATTGCGTTTAGTACttcaataagataaaataaagagcagatattgtatttaggtctgcgtgaaaaaaatatctattaattttattatctggtattaatactaataataaagatatctGTTTTAAAAAGAGATACAATATGACTataagagtatattataaatataagtgcaATATCACCACTTCATATAATAAtccattttaagaatatagacattttaatcaCTACACGCGTATGGCATGCTCgaactttgatatttttttctaaacatataaaacattatagtgTTGAACACAATATTGTATGGTAATTCTTTTGAGGATCgtaattgttgtttattttattgaaagcatttagtaaataaactttatatgtatatattgcgcgtttaaactattttaactcTTGCGgcatatatagttatacttctttgaccaatatttttattctaaaaatacatagttatttaaatattatatataatacgtatatatgtatattatattcaccgAAATCTATCTTAAATCGTCTGAAAACCATACAATTCAGGCCAACCAAATCTACCAATGTCATTCtaccttaaaattaaaaaaaattaaaatataaaattgcttACTTTAGAGCGCGATGCCAagtaatttctattatttggCTAATTTTCTATTCGGGATCAAAAATAGACTTCCGGTCTTAAATCGAGCGCATCTAGCTGGTGTCATCGCGGTGTTATTTCACAACCAGCAACCGTATCGTTGCAAAAACGTTGCGTTTTACACATTTTGATTGTGATAGTTCaggttaaataatacatagtcaTAAATTTTAGGTCTAAGTGTTTTTGGCTctcaaacaaacattttataaattgaaacatttcGTTTGTGTGCAGAGTTATAACGCCACTCTATTcatatttcgttttaaaaacgaaatacccaataaaagaaatatacatatagccGTTTATAttcgtacataaataatatggtatactgtttgttaaattatatcaatttttagaatattttaatgaagtttatactatttaatgacGTTAAACCGAGTTAATTTAGtcaaatacctattaaatgataataatgcgtttaatataaaatatttagtgcaagtatttagtgtatattagttggttagtatatttttcataatttaacatttaaaattaaataccaattacattacattataattcgttttataaaattcccggtattgttataaaatatattatgtccagTCACTTTAATCAGTAATCAATTAATCGATCAATAAAtgagttttaattttcgagCATTTTACTATGTGTTATACAAATCGCAATTGCAGTATAGTGATCCTAAACGAAAATTTTGTGTTAGGCGCAATTGGTCCATGCCCGGTTGTAAATagcatagataataaaaaaaatatagtttttaatgctaatactttaaaaaaaaaattaaaaataaaaacattgatttttggtgatgtttattatattaaatactcatataaaaatatgcttttataaaaaatatatagtatacgataaaaaaatacctatttacatatttttactttttttcaacTGTATACAGAAAGTCGTTGTCTAGCCCTAAGCTCCCATATACATAATgatgatagtataataaataactatatatacattaatattatggcgttagataattttactaaaaaacaacTGCGGGCCGAAGCCCAAAATCAAGTGAGTTATAATTACAAacgagataatattataatatcgtctaatgttatcataatattttgttattataaattatcaatatcataatatcattattatgtcgTGCTGATggcttagtataataataacaacgcgcgtgtatgtattatagtaggaatattataatgggcGACCCGTCGACGTTCTATCAGAGCCGAGAGTTAAATGAGTCGTTATGGAGCTGTCAACCGGCGGCGGCGGGCAACGTGCGCTCCTATAGTCATCCCGTTTCCAAGGAGGAGTGGTCGCGGCGGCGGCGCTCGTGTTGCCGGGATGTTCGGCGGCGGTCGAGACTGCACTCGGATCTCGGCTGATGATCGTTACGgtacgcgcgcgtgtgtgtgtgtttgtgctATTTCCGTTTTCGTGTGCGTGTCCGTGTATTTTATCTCgccgtgttataatatattaaaggtcCGCCACTACGtcgtatttgataataatattacaattattattattgttcatttttttttttttatataattgtaaatcttAACGCCACAACGTTTCCGTCGTTTGGAAGACGCATTCGGCGACTGCATACATTTTTCCGCTATTCTCCGGCAGGTGGATTAAaatcgtaattatttattttattttaaattaaattctttttagttttgcacagtgaatttatttttgtttcgaaaatattataatattttgtgtt includes the following:
- the LOC113552657 gene encoding uncharacterized protein LOC113552657, with protein sequence MSVADQCRSGVLCLNYKGSDIYIQGNSRRATNDKFSTGHVKNIYHGNSINGKLLDGSDYGNMAVNNNLYVNISSTAAVITFKRDVGVQWNANDITVDSYEILKFSKSHDCLKKSVKTEVDDIQNEIFVPEITGSQFKRIVKEKLTKEVRVAKCYVSSLPNCAPNYGNCNNCHLDKKAMRLDYTDKLWSSEDCKCSPEIKKSGLSPGFVRQLIKQFDVYDNVEQQCSRRKSL